Below is a window of Brassica napus cultivar Da-Ae chromosome A5, Da-Ae, whole genome shotgun sequence DNA.
TGATAAAGAAAGAAGAGGTTCAATTAGTGTTATTCCTAAAGATATATCCTACAAAGAGTTGATTAGGGTAGTTCTAGAAGATTTTACAATAGATAACAATATAAAGTTTAGCTACGTTTCACCATCAAAGTCTATCTTTGGTACAGAAGATGCTCTTCCAGTTTTTATTAGGAATGATTTCCAAGTAGTATCCTTTATGAGCAAACATAAATATAGTGGAGAACTTTATTCAGCTTTGACTAACAATTTATGAAGTAAACTCTTtggttatgttttatttataaattttattatttacctTGCCACAATTACTAGTTACTAACAATTTATGAAGTAAACTCTTTGGTTATGTTTTATTCTCTGACAATTTTGTTGCTTTTTAATAGGAATTAAGCTTGGTTAGGTTGGCGTTGAATGCCCTGCAAGGTGTTCTTCTCTTATTAGCATACAGAAGCTCTCTTATGGATTATGCTCTGAGCCAGCTGATAGGAAAACCCACAAAAGTCTGAGCTTGTGGCATCGGTTATCAAGCACTAACGCCTTAGGAGAGATTCTTTGAAACATAGGCTGTTTTGGTTCTTTGGTCTTTCTTCTCCATAACTTCGTAGACCCATTTCATGAACTTCAAGTTGGAAGTTGAGGGACAGGGGGGAGCTGTAAAGTAGGTGAAAATGAAGAAGCCAATAACAAGAGCCATTATACTCTTGTTAATCACGCTTTTGCTATTGCTGTGAAAAAGGTCCTAGAAGGCTATATATCTGGTCTGTATACATTATATGCATCTGCAGAACTGAGGCGTTCATCTAACATTGTGGTTTTGTAAAccctttataaatttttataaaccattataaattcAGAAACCCCAAGTATCTCTCAATGCTCAATTATCTCAATGCTCAATTATACCTTTTTATAAGGCCTTATAAAAGAAACTGTAAAAGAATGATGTTATTTAATAAGCAAAGAAATGGTGGAAAGTTGGTTAATTTggtgatttataaactcttataaatagatttataaaccttgtaaattaatttatgaacacttataaataaatgtaaaaattcttataaatagcttataagttcttgtaaatagttttataaacccttttaaatagttttataaatatttatatatgttttaaaaactttatagaTGGTTGATACAAGGTTTTATAAgctcttataaaatttataagtgATTTTATAAAGGTAACCCGCTTGAGgtatttattacaatttttatatttataaggcGTTATAAAAGAAACcgtaaaacaatatatatatatatatttttagccttatgtttttatgttttcataggGAAACACAATTATCAAGAAGATTGGAGTtgcagaaagagagagaagacacgtgcttttatatgtaatatatatgttcttgacatatataagaaaaacaagACACATGTCTTTCggtaatatatatgtgtaacacGTGTTCTTATAAGTGATTGTAAGCTGTAAATCATTTGTACTTTACATTTACTCTAGTTTCTTTTTTCAGAAAATTAATAACCAGCATCTTCATGTATTTATATCACcgattttactttttaaactttttaaacttataatagCTGTATGAATATTTACTTCTAAAtgtaaagatttataaaatcttataaaagatttataaactcttacaaaagatttataaactcttgaaaaagattaataaaatcttataaatatttatatatgttttaaaaactttatagaTGCTTGATACAAGGTTTTATAAgctcttataaaatttataagtgATTTTATAAAGGTAACCCGCTTGAGgtatttattacaatttttatatttataaggccttataaaagaaatcgtaaaacaatatatatatatatatatatatatatatatatatatatatatttagccttatgttttatgttttcagaGGGAAACACAATTTTCAAGAAGATTGGAATtgcagaaagaaagagaagacacgtgtttttatatgtaatatatatgttcTTGACACATATAAGAGAAACAAGACACATGTCTTTCtgcaatatatatgtgtaacacGTGTTCTTATAAGTGATTGTAAGTTGTAAATCATTTGTACTTTACATTTACTCTAGTTTCCTTTTTCAGAAAATTAGTAACGAGCATCTTCATGTATTTATATCAccaattttactttttaaacttataatagctttatgaatattttacttctaaatgtaaagatttataaaatcttataaatgatttttaagactttataaatgaaattacctttctaaatatttataaatgattttataaaaccttataaatattTGGTGTATTCTTATAAGtgattttataaaagtttataaatcatttataggaatatatataaactattgataaaggtttataaatgatttctgaattttcataaatgatttataaacatttataaattatttattatatttataaagccttataaggATTTTATTATGATGATATAATTTGATATGGTTTTTCTGCCTCttctttataaaacaattatatcaTTTCTCAGATTTTCTTAGCAAACAGAGGTACATCATTAACATCATCCACAATCAActaaaggatatatatatagactcgGTAAGATTCAATCATGATTCATGAGCAAAtctacactcaagaacaatTCAACATCCATAAATATTCTATAATTCACCACAAAATAGTTAagtcaaagagaaagagaagcaaAAGATTCTCACTGCAGGAGGCAGGCCGAGCAGGACGATGGACGTAAAGCAAGCAAATCTTCTTGCTGGAGAAGTTTCTTGCCGCCCATAACACCGTCGTTTTGCTCCTCTCCACGTCTTCCGCCACAACCACAAAGATCGTCTGATCCACATCTAAAGCCGCCTCCGGAGACTTCTCCAACACTGAACTGTTAAGAAACGCAGAACCCAAAACAAAACTTTCAGATTCTGCCAACTTTCTTATTGTGAATCGACCATTCACcaacaattaaaataaacctCTTCCAAAAACATACAACTATTGCTTCAACGAACAAAAGAATATCACACACTATAGCAAAGCAAAGGCTTATCCTTTTCAATCTTAACTTTTGTAAAACGAAAATAAGTAAAGGGTGGAAAGAAAAGCATTACATTGTTGAACACCAAGGACAGTTGCTGTGAGAAACCTCGAGTTAGGTCGATGCCTTACATTAGGCTTCTCAAGATAAGCTTGGACGCTATCTTTTTCAGCTTGTAAATCTGATATAGAGTGCCTGAAAATTTTCTGCCACGAAACTTGTGGAAACGCTATGGTCTTTGTATGTGAGAGAGAAAGCAAGTAAAAAAGTAAATGGAACAAAATCAACAACTGAGAAACAGAGGTTTCACAATCAAGGAATCAGAGGAGATTAGTTCGCTAAAGGGAACATATTCTGCAATTTAAGacacaagaaaaaacaaaaaaaaatctcaatgatTGTTCAATAAGATTtaagagaaaaacaaaagtCAATGATGAAAATAGTGATTACCATTGTACATCGAAGCAAATGTGTGCTTGCAGGGTTGTGGCTCTCATATAAGCTTGAACACAGCTTCTCAGGAACTGAACATATCAATTACATTACAAAATAACTTAGATTTACAAAGGGTTATAAAGGATTTTAAGTTGTCAAAAACTCAATGTTTTCACAATCAAAACTGTTTATCTTAGATCGACCTGTACAGATTAGAAGTCTAAAGCAACCTTGTTTGATTTTTCGACTAGAGTAACCACAAAATTGAAATTTCGCAAAATTAATcgacacaaacaaaaaaaggaaaaattagaTGCATACCAGTTGGGAATCTTGTACAGAAGTAGGAGTCGACAGTGTGAACCGCAGAGAACCAGTGGAATGAGAGAGAGATGGTGGATCTCCGGTGAATCGGAGGTAGAGAGGAAGAAAAAAGATCGCGAGAGAGACGGTGGATCTCCGGTGAATCGGAggcagagaagaagaaaaaagatcgagagaaagagagaggaaaaGAAGATGatcgcgagagagagagataaagttAGGGCTAGTATGGTCTTTTGGTCATTAATGAAAAGTGTATTTGTGAAAATGACCCCATACTAGTGGTATACTTGAAATGTGGTACCAAAGAAAGTGTAGAAGTAAAATTTCCCCGATATTCTATTAGTtctgttttcaaatttattttagttttaaccAAATTCCGaactaattaaaatttcaaataaaaaatgattgaaTTTATTTAGAACTAACcaaattaatttagacaaaatattaccaaaaacaGATGCTCGTTTAAACTCAATAGAATTATCAGAAACCACACTACCCCAACGAAATTAACTGGACGAACCGAACCCGCATGGCTATTAGGGAATGAATTTATCACTTCAATTTGGTTTGGTTAGAGTAAACCGAGAATTTGAACCGAATTGGACCGAGTAAGGAGTGGATTGGGTGGGGTTTAAGATAAACGAGGGAAGCTGTTCTCTTCCTTCCAAGCATAAAATCAAGGATTCCTCTCTAAAGTGATAAAGGAGAGGAACACAGTCCAGTCCTGAAAGCGAGTTTTGTCCGTAAGCAATCTCATACCTTAAacccttcttctctcttttaatTTACACTAGACAATTTGGAAAATTTCGATCATGATTTTGTTCATCGGCTGTAAATTGGAAGTCGCAAGGTGTGACCTTTATCTATATGAAATAATGCATAGCAGGTGTTCGACAAAATGACTAGCTCGAATTGCTTTACTTCCTTTACAATAGTTTCCTTCTAATGCTTCCTGTGAATCTTCCTGTCTTAACACTGCAACATCATATGTTTCTTGTAGGTGTTGTGAAAGGCTGGTGCTTGATTCTCCTCTACTTGTGTCCTTCATCCTGTCTTAGTATGATAGCTTGACAAACCTACATACAAGTGCCTCCTGTGCGGTAAAAATGTCTCTGCTTTGCTCTTCATCTTGTGTAGCTCCCCCCTTGCCACAGACCAAACAGTCAAGCCCAAGTTTTCTGAAACTCAAAACAGGCACCGTAATTCTATGTTCTGCCATTGGCTACCCTAATTCCACCACTGGTTTAAGAAAGCACATCGGCTACTTGTTCACAGGACCGCATAAGCTTGGTAGGCTAAGAAAGAGTCAGATACTAGTTAGTCCAGAGTCTTTTACAGAGAACAGCACAATAGATATTGATTGGGAAGATCAGGAGGACGTCGAGGATACTGGTTCACCATGGGAAGGTTCGGTTATGTACAGGAGAAATGCGTCAGTCACACATGTGGAATACTGCACCACCTTAGAGAGGCTTGGGTTGGGGAAGTTGTCCACTGAGGTCTCGAAGAAGAGGGCTTCTTCAATGGGACTTAGAGTGACCAAAGATGTTAAGGATTATCCGGACGGGACACCTGTTCAAGTTTCGGTTGATGTCatacggaagaagaagaagctgagacTCGATGGGATTGTCAGGACTGTTATCACACTTGGCTGCAACAGGTAGCTTTCTTATGAGTCTTTATCAATTGTTGTTATATTTTCATATGTCAATTCACTTGTTCaagttttttttgatcaactgtTGTTATATTTTCATATGTCAATTCACTTAATTTAGACACTGCATTACCAGTCAAGTTCTAAAAAAACGGTGAAGAAgcatttatatttacatgtttgaTTGATGTTGTTCATTTGAGTTGTACTTGGCGGAACAGTTAGTGTGAACATACACAGACCATCTTTATATGTCAGCTCTCACCCTGTAAACACACATGAATAGGCACTTTAGTGAGGAAAGCAATAAGTTATATTCTTGAATACATTAAGGTTGACCTGTTAATTATTTCTTTCTGACGTTGAAAGTGACCTGGCGGGAGCGACACAAAATAAGTGCAGAGACTTCCTTAAGCACCACTTATCTATAGAATAAAACACATAATCAAAGGGGATTAAGTATTTGTAATCAGTAATTGAGCATTATATTATTCTCTGTGAGAGCTGACGGAGACGCTTACTAACCCAATTAAGCATTAGCAATGTATTGATGCAGTGTCGATACGAAGCTGCATCCGTCTTACgctctttcttgattcattATCTACTCAACAAATTCACCGTTTAGTAATTTTAGCGATAGAATACATTCGATGGAGAAGACAACTTAACAGAGAAATCTTGTATTTTTAATGAAGAATCTGATAGACGATGACCAGAACGAGAAGAAGTGTAAACTGACATGGGATCCTGAGTTAGAACTTCAcagaatatgaaaaatctgaaaaccTTCGCGTTGGAACACATAATTGGCgatatgataatattttctGCCTATATATATCTTATTGTGAATGTAAAATTATAATGCTTTCAACCAACTAGCATACAAACACATAATTGCAGTCCCAGAGAACAAGATAGGCAAGATATGAACAAAACCACCAAGAAAAAATGAACGAGAATAGTAATCAGATTCCTAATGCAAAGAGAAGAAAGCaaggtacaaaaaaaaaactagcatTGCAAGTCTACATTGATAACCAAAATAAGGAAAAGTCTGTCCTGAGtcattcttcatcttcatcttcagctACTCTACTGGTAACGTAACCCATGTTTGTTTTGTCAGGAGAGCGAAGGAAGTCAACTACACCTTTGGGAGGGATAGAGTAGTACGACAAGAGGTAACTGTTCCACCAAAAGCCACTATGATGAAAAATCTCCACGATACTGTTGCAATATGTGACAATGCCTCCAAATGGTACAGTGATCCGACATCCTTGCCGAGCTACGAACGTTTTATTCTCACCGTTTTTCTTGAAGCGAATTATGCCCCATTTTCGAACCGACACCAAGGCCCCAAGGTTGCAAGAGAGTCTGTCGGACTGCCCAACCGTAGAGCGTGGAGAGCCACCGGAGGGAGTCACCTCGACAGCACCAAGAGTTTTGACAAATGTAGGGTCTCGACACGTATGCCTACCAATATCTGGGAAGTCAAAGTAGAAAACACCATCTCGAGAAGGGACAGTGGGGCTTTTGGGAACAACGCTACCTTCTGTTAGTATAGAAGAAGGTATTGAGTTAACAAAGATCCaaacacaaaaatgaaaacacaCAAAGCAGAGAATCTATGCATAGAAGAAAGCTACTAATCTAACCATACCGTAAGGTTTTAGATGCTGTTTCTTCCTCACGGCTCTTGCCGCCGCCCTGTACCATACTGCTGCAGCCATTGCACCTGGATCTGGAACTGTTGCAAGATTCTCTGCACTCGATCTCCCAGCCTGTAGAATAGAATCCAGTCAAATCAAATCGAAAAGGATACAATATATAGTCAAAGCAAACCGAAATGGTTCACCTGAGCTTGCATCTGTATGGTTGATTTCGCTCCTTTAGTTGCTGCTACAGCTGACACACTAAAAGCAGTTACTGGGTCCACTCCAGCGCTCAGATTCTATTCATATCAAAAGCAGGAAGAAAACATTAGTACTCGCAATATTTCAAAATGTGAAAAACGCACGCGGCTCTTTGTCACCTCTTCAAGAACTTGTGAAGCTGGGATGAGCGCATCTAGCATCGTTCTGTATCCCTCAGTTGCTCCACCATATTTCCTCACAGAAGCTATTGATGCCTTGAGTGCTTCAGACCCTGATGATTCAACTGATTTGCGCATTACATTTACTCGTCCCAGGTTTTAATATGAATAGCATCAAAATCTTTTAAGAGACTTTGGAGAAACAAAAATTGGTAAAACGAGATTCAAAGATGTAATAAGTTTTAGGAACAGACATCTGCAAAAGCAACtcagaaattaataaaaactctTAAGATCCAAATACAACTTTGTATTGAAACCAAACTCATTCATTGCCACAGAAACACAGACCATAAGATCCAATACATAATCATTAGCTTCTTATAAGTAGAGAcaataaataaaacacaaaaggAGTAGTAGCAACCCAAATCATCTGCTATTGTTGAGAATGGAACCCAAAGTACCCAAAACAGCGAAAGCAAGCAGAGGGCTGACGTCAAGGGTATCAAAGACAGGAGGGATGATGTTCCTGAAGAGATTGAGATAAGGATCGCAAAGATCCCTGATGGCAGACAGAGGCTGACGATCCCAAGGGATGTTGGGGAACCAACTCAGCAAAACTCTAACCATCAGCACACCGCTGTAGATATCCAGCCACTTGGACAAACCAGCCGCCACAACCGTcaggggagtgttgagataacCCGCAGGGCGGTCGCGGGCCGCCGCGAAGAAGAGCGGACCGGAGACTCGGATGGAAGCTTGAATGTGAGGGGATAGGGTTACGACGGCGGCGGAGAGTTTCTGGATGAGGGATTTGGTTACGAGTCCGGCGAGAATCGCGAGGGTCGTGATTGATTTGGTTGACTCGGAGAAGGGAAACTGAGGAGAGGGTTTAGCGGGGGAGAGGGTTGGAGATGCGGAGGCGGAGGCGGCGGCGGCgatggttttagggtttttgagGGAGAGGTTGAAGGAAGGTTTGTAGGGGAAGGAGAGACGGAGAGGAGGAGGATTGCAGATTGGAGGGAACCTGTGAACTGAAGAAGAGCCAAGGGAGAGGatgttggtggtggtggtggtcgaaGACGCCGCCATTTTTGTTTGTTGCTCGGAGAAACAAAACTTGCGGCTCGTATAATAAAATGAATCAATTGGAAAGAGTTTTCTTTTATCACTAAAATTCTTTTAGTTTATGAAAAGTTGAACCAATAAGAGAAATTGACTAAATTACCCTTACAATATTGATAAGCTTGTTTGATATCCGTAAATCTGCTGATTATGTTAGCTTAGTACACTTGTAGTTTACATCTTTTAACTCTCTGACAAGACTCAACTGTGTCAATAGAGAGTGCTCAATGCTTTGTGTTGAGCTTATTATAACCATACGGCTACCTTTTGACTTAATATGCTTCTCGTGAGCTTATTATTA
It encodes the following:
- the LOC106380472 gene encoding ylmG homolog protein 1-2, chloroplastic, producing the protein MAASSTTTTTNILSLGSSSVHRFPPICNPPPLRLSFPYKPSFNLSLKNPKTIAAAASASASPTLSPAKPSPQFPFSESTKSITTLAILAGLVTKSLIQKLSAAVVTLSPHIQASIRVSGPLFFAAARDRPAGYLNTPLTVVAAGLSKWLDIYSGVLMVRVLLSWFPNIPWDRQPLSAIRDLCDPYLNLFRNIIPPVFDTLDVSPLLAFAVLGTLGSILNNSR
- the LOC125608859 gene encoding large ribosomal RNA subunit accumulation protein YCED homolog 1, chloroplastic-like, translating into MSLLCSSSCVAPPLPQTKQSSPSFLKLKTGTVILCSAIGYPNSTTGLRKHIGYLFTGPHKLGRLRKSQILVSPESFTENSTIDIDWEDQEDVEDTGSPWEGSVMYRRNASVTHVEYCTTLERLGLGKLSTEVSKKRASSMGLRVTKDVKDYPDGTPVQVSVDVIRKKKKLRLDGIVRTVITLGCNR
- the LOC125608858 gene encoding uncharacterized protein LOC125608858 produces the protein MRKSVESSGSEALKASIASVRKYGGATEGYRTMLDALIPASQVLEENLSAGVDPVTAFSVSAVAATKGAKSTIQMQAQAGRSSAENLATVPDPGAMAAAVWYRAAARAVRKKQHLKPYEGSVVPKSPTVPSRDGVFYFDFPDIGRHTCRDPTFVKTLGAVEVTPSGGSPRSTVGQSDRLSCNLGALVSVRKWGIIRFKKNGENKTFVARQGCRITVPFGGIVTYCNSIVEIFHHSGFWWNSYLLSYYSIPPKGVVDFLRSPDKTNMGYVTSRVAEDEDEE